One genomic segment of Acinetobacter oleivorans DR1 includes these proteins:
- the asd gene encoding aspartate-semialdehyde dehydrogenase — MKVGLVGWRGMVGSVLMQRMVEENDFAHIEPFYFSTSNAGGEAPSFGGKTAPALMEATDINSLKQMDVIITCQGGDYTSEVFPQLKATGWDGYWIDAASTLRMSDDAIIVLDPVNLNVIKDGLVNGTKTFVGGNCTVSLMLMGVGSLFQNNLVEWMTAMTYQAASGAGAQNMRELITGMGYLYNNTKTLLDDPKSAILDIDRQVAELQRGEGFPSANFGVPLAGSLIPYIDKQLESGQSKEEWKGQVETNKILGNSQIVPIDGHCVRIGAMRCHSQALTIKLKKDVPLDEIEDMIRTSNQWAKVVPNTREASMTDLTPVAVTGTLTVPVGRLRKLNMGKEYLGAFTVGDQLLWGAAEPLRRMLRILVEYKSS; from the coding sequence ATGAAAGTAGGTCTGGTCGGTTGGCGCGGGATGGTCGGTTCCGTCCTTATGCAACGTATGGTTGAAGAGAATGATTTTGCTCATATTGAGCCATTTTATTTCTCTACCAGTAATGCAGGTGGTGAAGCTCCTTCATTTGGTGGTAAGACTGCCCCAGCACTTATGGAAGCTACAGACATTAATAGTCTGAAGCAAATGGATGTCATTATTACCTGTCAAGGTGGTGACTATACGTCTGAAGTTTTCCCACAGTTAAAAGCAACTGGTTGGGATGGCTACTGGATTGATGCAGCCTCTACTTTACGTATGTCAGATGATGCGATCATCGTTCTTGACCCAGTAAACCTTAACGTTATTAAAGACGGCTTGGTTAACGGCACCAAAACTTTCGTAGGCGGTAACTGTACCGTATCGCTTATGTTGATGGGTGTAGGTTCACTTTTCCAAAACAATTTGGTGGAGTGGATGACTGCTATGACTTATCAAGCAGCATCAGGCGCTGGCGCACAAAACATGCGTGAGCTAATTACTGGTATGGGCTACTTATATAACAATACCAAAACATTGTTAGATGACCCTAAATCTGCAATTTTGGATATTGATCGTCAAGTTGCTGAGTTACAACGTGGCGAAGGTTTCCCATCTGCTAACTTTGGCGTGCCATTAGCTGGATCATTGATTCCTTATATTGATAAACAGCTCGAAAGCGGTCAGTCAAAAGAAGAGTGGAAAGGTCAGGTTGAAACCAACAAGATCTTGGGTAATTCACAAATTGTTCCGATCGATGGCCACTGTGTCCGTATTGGCGCGATGCGTTGCCACTCTCAAGCACTGACAATCAAGTTGAAAAAAGATGTTCCACTTGATGAAATCGAAGATATGATTCGCACTTCAAACCAATGGGCGAAAGTTGTACCAAACACTCGTGAAGCGTCTATGACTGACCTTACACCTGTTGCTGTAACTGGCACCTTAACTGTACCTGTTGGCCGTTTGCGCAAACTTAATATGGGTAAAGAATATTTAGGCGCATTCACAGTAGGTGATCAGTTACTTTGGGGTGCTGCTGAACCTTTACGTCGCATGTTACGTATCTTAGTAGAATACAAGAGCTCATAA
- a CDS encoding type IV pilus assembly protein FimV translates to MTVYNKLKIAIFTIMSSPSLYAITLDPIQIQSAPGDLLYAEMNFQQADPNATLQVSLATPEDLSALGVTHQPPGNLNFYTRQNGQGSGVIVITSSRPVNDPELNIVVKISEGSATRLQHIKTVIKPSPIKKTENNESTLSPQFVVNEKDIALNLPESTQYALSTSTPTTTNSNSEQNLNISSGTASALNTNSTPSLSENASALATQQVVTGTAPDQAQTKPTITKSNAHTSPKTTVKNLAGQKKTAPSKNLNQNTAKKQTLSPSKGPVTSGKYVVQHNESLWSIANRIAAKTKQPVAKVMHDIQKQNQHAFIQGDVNRLRQGISLKLTHPPVAKTQQNKSKTEITHTAKSSSGQAKYRLQQAEMSIVAENSQNSTHGSAKKSTQQSQNNTELAVKVMTKREKNVTLQRNVTKLNQTLRLKDQRIQLLNARLAELQQQLQAQQQTHKQKH, encoded by the coding sequence ATGACTGTTTATAACAAATTAAAAATTGCCATTTTCACCATTATGTCTTCGCCTTCTCTTTATGCGATTACATTAGACCCTATACAAATTCAGTCTGCGCCCGGGGATTTGTTATATGCAGAAATGAATTTCCAACAAGCTGACCCCAACGCTACATTACAAGTGAGTTTAGCGACTCCTGAAGATTTAAGCGCTTTGGGTGTAACTCATCAGCCTCCAGGAAATCTTAATTTTTATACACGCCAAAATGGTCAAGGTTCTGGGGTTATTGTGATTACCTCATCCCGACCTGTTAATGATCCTGAGCTCAATATTGTTGTGAAAATCAGTGAAGGTTCTGCAACGCGTTTACAGCATATTAAAACTGTAATTAAACCTTCTCCGATAAAAAAGACTGAAAATAACGAAAGTACTTTATCTCCTCAGTTTGTTGTTAACGAGAAGGATATTGCATTAAATCTGCCAGAAAGCACCCAATATGCTTTATCAACTTCGACCCCAACTACAACAAACTCTAATAGTGAACAAAATCTTAATATCAGCTCTGGCACTGCCTCTGCATTAAATACGAATTCAACTCCCTCACTTAGTGAAAACGCTTCAGCTCTAGCAACTCAACAAGTTGTAACAGGTACGGCGCCCGATCAGGCACAAACCAAACCTACTATCACTAAGTCAAATGCCCATACTTCGCCAAAGACAACAGTTAAAAATTTAGCAGGACAAAAGAAGACTGCTCCATCCAAAAATCTCAATCAAAATACTGCAAAGAAACAAACCCTAAGTCCATCTAAAGGACCAGTAACTTCAGGTAAATATGTAGTACAACATAATGAGTCTTTATGGAGTATTGCTAATCGTATTGCAGCGAAAACCAAACAGCCAGTTGCAAAGGTCATGCATGATATCCAAAAACAAAACCAGCATGCTTTTATTCAAGGTGATGTAAACCGTTTGCGTCAGGGAATTTCTCTAAAACTCACACACCCTCCTGTCGCTAAAACTCAGCAAAATAAATCAAAAACTGAAATAACACATACTGCAAAATCATCTTCTGGCCAAGCTAAATACCGATTGCAACAAGCAGAAATGAGTATCGTGGCTGAAAACAGCCAAAATTCTACACATGGAAGTGCTAAAAAGAGCACACAACAAAGTCAAAACAATACTGAGTTAGCAGTAAAAGTTATGACAAAAAGAGAAAAAAACGTTACATTACAAAGGAATGTAACCAAACTAAATCAAACTTTACGTTTAAAAGACCAACGTATTCAGCTTTTGAATGCTCGTTTGGCAGAGTTACAACAGCAGTTACAAGCACAGCAACAAACTCACAAACAAAAACATTAA
- a CDS encoding asparaginase has translation MKKIALFYMGGTFGCVGEPLAPMPYDQFLPQLKKVIPPHLTVDCFAAPNIVDSSACTAPDWLSLIQRIQQLQLEGYQHFVVIHGTDTLSYAAATLARFLGQSCHIVITGSQYPLLNVQGDNTREFTDAIENLYLALEQVIALPVGAYLAFHHQVFHAQTALKTHTTELDAFSGLSSEVEFKPQQNELIVQDVQIEKAASFQILNWMMQPIATQHLVQQLRHLLPAPPHFLVLQGFGTGNIAVNPELLATLDELYAHGCVPILTTQVTFGGIDQRYAISAWAKTAKIVINDAHSHADLYAKALQIYLKYSTPEQWFSHWNENLH, from the coding sequence ATGAAAAAAATTGCCTTATTTTATATGGGTGGTACTTTTGGCTGTGTAGGTGAACCTTTAGCACCTATGCCATATGACCAATTCTTGCCTCAACTTAAAAAAGTTATACCCCCCCACTTAACGGTTGACTGTTTTGCTGCCCCAAATATTGTAGATAGCAGCGCTTGTACAGCGCCCGATTGGCTAAGTCTTATTCAACGTATACAACAGCTCCAACTCGAAGGTTATCAGCACTTCGTCGTTATTCATGGTACAGATACTCTTAGTTATGCTGCTGCAACCCTAGCTCGCTTTTTAGGCCAAAGCTGTCATATTGTGATTACTGGTAGCCAATACCCGTTACTCAATGTTCAGGGTGATAATACTCGTGAATTTACTGATGCAATTGAGAACTTATATCTTGCATTAGAACAAGTGATTGCCCTACCTGTAGGTGCGTATCTTGCATTCCATCATCAAGTATTCCATGCACAAACTGCATTAAAAACGCATACGACTGAACTCGATGCATTTTCAGGTTTAAGTAGTGAAGTTGAGTTTAAGCCTCAGCAAAATGAATTGATCGTACAAGATGTTCAAATTGAAAAAGCTGCTTCATTCCAAATTTTAAACTGGATGATGCAACCTATTGCAACACAGCACTTGGTGCAGCAGTTACGTCATTTACTTCCTGCCCCACCACACTTCTTGGTGTTACAAGGCTTTGGTACAGGCAATATCGCAGTAAACCCTGAATTATTGGCAACCTTAGATGAACTGTATGCTCATGGTTGTGTTCCAATCTTGACGACACAGGTGACGTTTGGTGGTATTGACCAACGTTATGCAATTAGTGCTTGGGCCAAAACTGCAAAAATTGTCATTAATGATGCGCATAGTCACGCAGATCTCTATGCAAAAGCACTTCAAATCTATTTAAAATACTCAACCCCAGAACAATGGTTCAGCCATTGGAACGAAAATTTGCATTAA
- the truA gene encoding tRNA pseudouridine(38-40) synthase TruA → MQRYAVGIEFSGVQYRGWQTQQPGVASVQETIERVLSKVANEPIALHGAGRTDAGVHATNMVAHFDTHAIRPETGWLRGANSQLPKDISIQWIKLMDESFHARFKATARRYRYIIYNTPHRPALLHKQVTHIYQKLDVKKMIEAASKFEGTHNFESFRAAACQSNQPVRHVKHCRLFEHGRYLVLDIEADGFLHHMVRNIVGCLLEIGQGMYEIDHIDTMFAAQDRKAAGVTAPPDGLYFIQCNYPEQFDLPQPPLGPHWLNLPE, encoded by the coding sequence ATGCAACGTTATGCAGTCGGTATTGAATTTAGCGGAGTTCAATATCGAGGTTGGCAAACACAACAGCCAGGCGTTGCCAGCGTACAAGAAACTATTGAACGTGTGCTTAGCAAAGTCGCAAATGAACCTATAGCACTCCATGGTGCTGGTCGTACCGATGCAGGAGTACATGCGACAAATATGGTGGCACACTTCGATACTCATGCCATTCGTCCAGAGACAGGGTGGTTAAGAGGGGCAAATAGTCAGCTGCCTAAAGATATTTCCATTCAGTGGATTAAGCTGATGGATGAAAGTTTTCATGCCCGCTTTAAAGCAACTGCTCGACGTTACCGCTACATTATATATAACACGCCACATCGCCCTGCACTCCTGCATAAACAGGTTACTCACATTTACCAAAAGTTAGATGTGAAAAAGATGATTGAAGCGGCAAGTAAATTTGAAGGCACTCATAACTTTGAAAGCTTCCGTGCAGCAGCGTGCCAATCAAATCAACCTGTTCGACATGTAAAACATTGCCGTTTATTTGAACACGGGCGCTATTTGGTTTTAGATATTGAAGCAGATGGTTTTTTACACCATATGGTTCGCAACATTGTTGGATGCTTACTTGAAATTGGTCAAGGTATGTATGAAATTGATCATATCGATACAATGTTTGCTGCACAGGATCGTAAAGCGGCAGGAGTAACAGCCCCACCCGACGGTCTTTATTTTATTCAGTGTAATTATCCTGAGCAGTTTGATTTGCCACAGCCACCACTTGGGCCACATTGGCTAAACTTACCTGAGTAA
- a CDS encoding AraC family transcriptional regulator encodes MGQLTDASVVLRFGYQAIRRAGLPTEEILTKAGVALNQVDTNARTPLSAQYAFWTAAQEVSKDPDIGLHLGEHLPLYRGQVIEHLFISSETFGEGLKRALAYQRLISDAFDAKLVIEEGRCYLTNGEQIGADNLVNRHFSECAISGILRFFKFITEGQFHPIFIDFNFSEGASEDEYFRVYGCPVSLGQKETRLYFDPAILDFQLWQAEPELLQLHEQLAIEKLQELARYDLVGEVRRAIGSTLESGETTLETVAAQLNITPRRLRTQLSEANTSFQQILSDYRCRLAKKLLANTNESVERIVYLTGFSEPSTFYRAFKRWTNETPVEYRKRKQHR; translated from the coding sequence GTGGGTCAGCTAACAGATGCATCAGTTGTATTACGCTTTGGCTATCAAGCGATTCGTCGTGCGGGTTTGCCAACAGAAGAAATATTAACCAAAGCGGGAGTTGCTTTAAATCAGGTTGATACAAATGCACGTACACCGTTAAGTGCACAGTACGCCTTTTGGACTGCCGCTCAGGAAGTCAGTAAAGATCCAGATATCGGTCTGCATTTAGGCGAGCATTTGCCTTTGTACCGTGGTCAGGTCATTGAACATCTATTTATTAGTAGTGAAACTTTTGGTGAAGGTTTAAAACGGGCCTTGGCTTATCAGCGACTCATTAGTGATGCTTTTGATGCAAAACTAGTCATTGAGGAAGGGCGTTGTTATTTAACCAATGGTGAGCAAATTGGTGCTGATAATCTTGTTAATCGTCACTTCTCTGAATGTGCAATTTCAGGCATCCTTAGATTTTTTAAATTTATTACCGAAGGGCAATTTCATCCCATCTTCATCGATTTTAATTTTAGCGAAGGTGCTTCTGAGGATGAATATTTCCGAGTGTATGGCTGCCCAGTCAGTTTAGGTCAGAAAGAGACACGTTTATATTTTGATCCAGCTATTCTAGATTTTCAGCTTTGGCAAGCAGAGCCTGAGTTATTGCAGTTGCATGAACAGCTCGCGATTGAAAAACTACAGGAATTGGCTCGTTATGATTTAGTGGGTGAAGTTCGTCGCGCAATTGGTTCAACGTTGGAAAGTGGAGAAACAACCTTAGAAACGGTTGCAGCTCAGTTGAATATTACTCCACGTCGCTTACGTACTCAGCTAAGCGAAGCCAATACTAGTTTTCAGCAAATTCTGTCAGATTATCGTTGTCGATTAGCTAAAAAACTTTTGGCAAATACCAACGAGAGTGTTGAGCGTATTGTGTATTTAACTGGCTTCTCTGAACCGAGTACGTTTTACCGCGCATTTAAGCGTTGGACGAATGAGACACCGGTTGAGTACCGTAAGCGTAAACAACACCGGTAG
- the infA gene encoding translation initiation factor IF-1, whose translation MANKEELIEFEGVVTETLPNTMFRVRLENGHEVIAHISGKMRKHYIRILTGDSVKVEMTPYDLTKGRITYRAR comes from the coding sequence ATGGCCAATAAAGAGGAACTCATTGAGTTCGAAGGCGTTGTCACCGAAACGCTTCCTAATACGATGTTCCGTGTACGTCTTGAAAACGGTCACGAAGTTATTGCACACATTTCTGGTAAAATGCGTAAACACTATATTCGTATTCTTACTGGCGACAGTGTAAAAGTCGAAATGACTCCATATGACCTCACTAAAGGTCGTATTACGTACCGTGCTCGCTAA
- a CDS encoding lysozyme inhibitor LprI family protein: MKKIVLAFLCSFGMTAVYADNCDSARNTYDDIYCTNKIYASADADLNKNYQALRVKLNMAQKNILKKSQLAWIRQRDADCTDSNRNSVDVQCRLQTTQERNHWLQERLRECQTVGCKASRLSE, translated from the coding sequence ATGAAAAAAATAGTTTTGGCTTTTTTATGCAGCTTTGGAATGACTGCGGTCTATGCAGATAACTGTGATAGTGCCCGAAATACTTACGATGATATTTACTGTACAAATAAAATTTATGCGAGTGCTGATGCAGATCTGAACAAGAACTATCAAGCATTGCGCGTAAAATTAAATATGGCGCAAAAAAATATTCTTAAAAAATCTCAACTCGCGTGGATACGTCAACGTGATGCAGATTGTACAGATTCAAATAGGAATAGCGTAGACGTGCAATGTCGTTTACAGACAACGCAAGAAAGAAACCATTGGCTGCAAGAAAGACTGCGTGAATGCCAAACGGTAGGATGTAAAGCCAGTCGCTTAAGTGAATAA
- the leuB gene encoding 3-isopropylmalate dehydrogenase, with product MSKQILILAGDGIGPEIVGAAEKVLNTVNEKFNLSLTWEHGLLGGAAIDAHGEPYPAVTSEQAKKADAILLGAVGGPKWDAIERSIRPERGLLKIRSELNLFANLRPAILYPQLADASSLKPEIVAGLDILIVRELTGGIYFGQPRGIRELENGEKQGYNTDVYSESEIKRIAKVAFELAGLRGGKVCSVDKANVLEVTELWKQTVTDLQQASYSNIQLSHMYVDNAAMQLVRAPKQFDVIVTGNLFGDILSDEAAMLTGSIGMLPSASLDENGKGMYEPCHGSAPDIAGQNVANPLATILSVAMMLRYTFREEAAAKAIEDAVGQVLDQGLRTADIMSEGMTKVGTAEMGEAVVAALA from the coding sequence TAAATACAGTAAATGAAAAATTTAATTTATCTTTGACTTGGGAACATGGTCTATTGGGCGGCGCAGCAATTGATGCGCATGGTGAACCGTATCCAGCTGTAACGAGTGAACAAGCAAAAAAAGCTGATGCAATTTTATTAGGTGCGGTAGGCGGACCAAAATGGGATGCGATTGAGCGCTCTATTCGTCCTGAACGTGGTCTTTTAAAAATTCGTAGTGAACTTAACTTGTTTGCTAACTTGCGCCCAGCGATTTTATATCCGCAATTAGCAGATGCTTCTAGCTTAAAACCTGAAATTGTTGCTGGCTTAGATATTTTAATTGTTCGTGAATTGACTGGTGGTATCTATTTCGGTCAGCCACGTGGTATTCGTGAACTCGAAAACGGCGAAAAACAAGGCTATAACACAGACGTTTATTCTGAAAGCGAAATTAAGCGTATAGCAAAAGTAGCTTTTGAACTTGCAGGGTTACGTGGTGGTAAAGTTTGTTCGGTCGATAAAGCCAACGTTTTAGAAGTTACAGAACTTTGGAAGCAAACAGTTACTGATTTACAGCAAGCAAGTTATTCAAACATTCAGCTTTCACATATGTATGTCGACAATGCTGCAATGCAACTTGTACGTGCGCCTAAACAGTTTGACGTGATCGTAACGGGTAACTTATTTGGTGATATCTTATCTGATGAAGCCGCAATGCTTACAGGTTCAATCGGTATGTTGCCATCTGCATCGTTAGATGAAAATGGTAAAGGTATGTATGAGCCTTGTCATGGTTCTGCACCTGACATCGCGGGCCAAAATGTGGCTAACCCATTAGCAACGATTCTTTCTGTTGCAATGATGCTTCGCTATACTTTCCGCGAAGAAGCTGCTGCAAAAGCAATTGAAGATGCTGTAGGTCAAGTACTTGATCAAGGCTTGCGTACAGCAGATATTATGTCTGAAGGCATGACAAAAGTTGGTACAGCTGAGATGGGTGAGGCAGTTGTCGCTGCTCTTGCTTAA